One stretch of Thermus thermamylovorans DNA includes these proteins:
- a CDS encoding ribonuclease HII — protein sequence MEPLETPFWRKGLQVAGVDEAGRGAWAGPIVVGAVVLPPGVYPFRDSKLLGPEERARLAEAVRRVALALALGVAEVAEVDRLGPLGATLLAAERALALLNPPPEALVTDYLRVATSLPLFAPPRADRHSPSVAAASILAKVYRDRLMEELDHLYPGYGFARHKGYGTPEHREALARLGPSPVHRKRYAPVAQAALRFPEGG from the coding sequence ATGGAGCCTTTGGAAACCCCTTTCTGGCGGAAGGGCCTCCAGGTGGCCGGGGTGGACGAGGCAGGAAGGGGGGCCTGGGCGGGGCCCATCGTGGTGGGGGCGGTGGTCCTGCCCCCCGGGGTCTACCCCTTCCGGGACTCCAAGCTCCTAGGGCCTGAGGAACGGGCGCGCCTGGCGGAGGCGGTGCGGCGGGTGGCCTTGGCCTTGGCCCTAGGGGTGGCGGAGGTGGCGGAGGTGGACCGCCTTGGGCCGCTTGGGGCCACCCTGCTGGCGGCGGAGCGGGCTTTGGCCCTTTTGAACCCCCCTCCGGAGGCGTTGGTCACCGACTACCTCCGGGTGGCCACCTCCCTGCCCCTGTTTGCCCCTCCCAGGGCGGACCGGCATAGCCCCAGCGTGGCCGCGGCCAGCATCCTGGCCAAGGTATACCGGGACCGCCTCATGGAGGAGCTGGACCACCTCTACCCCGGCTACGGCTTCGCCCGGCACAAGGGCTACGGCACCCCGGAGCACCGGGAGGCCCTGGCCCGCCTGGGGCCTTCCCCGGTCCACCGTAAGCGCTACGCCCCCGTGGCCCAGGCGGCCTTAAGGTTTCCTGAAGGGGGATAG
- a CDS encoding TRAP transporter substrate-binding protein: MDRRGFLKKAGIGVAASAAFGPVFAQATPTVRWRLASSFPRSLDTIYGAAELFAERVSALTGGRFQIRPHQAGEIVPGLQVMDAVQAGTVEIGHTASYYYVGKAQVLAFDTSVPFGLTARQQNAWMYFGGGIELFRPIFADFGIIQFPGGNTGAQMGGWFRREIRTVADLRGLKMRIPGPGGQVMSRLGVVPQVLAGGDIYPALERGVVDAAEWVGPYDDEKLGFHRVARFYYYPGWHEPGPMLSFYINLREWGRLPREYQQAVEVAAAEANQWMLAKYDQVNTQALQRLVRAGVQLRRWSAEIMRAAQQAAFAWYEEEAARDATYRRVYTAWRNFRQEQYRWFNVAELGYASYAFPNP, encoded by the coding sequence ATGGATAGGCGTGGGTTTTTGAAGAAGGCAGGTATCGGCGTGGCCGCCAGCGCGGCTTTTGGCCCGGTCTTCGCCCAGGCCACCCCCACCGTCCGGTGGCGGCTCGCCAGCAGCTTCCCCCGGAGCCTGGACACCATCTACGGGGCGGCGGAGCTCTTCGCCGAGCGGGTTTCCGCCCTCACCGGCGGCCGCTTCCAGATCCGGCCCCACCAGGCGGGGGAGATCGTGCCCGGGCTCCAGGTGATGGACGCGGTGCAGGCGGGCACGGTGGAGATCGGCCACACCGCCAGCTACTACTACGTGGGCAAGGCCCAGGTCCTGGCCTTCGACACCTCGGTGCCCTTCGGCCTCACCGCCCGGCAGCAGAACGCCTGGATGTACTTCGGGGGCGGCATCGAGCTCTTCCGCCCCATCTTCGCCGACTTCGGCATCATCCAGTTCCCCGGGGGGAACACCGGGGCGCAGATGGGGGGCTGGTTCCGCCGCGAGATCCGCACCGTGGCCGACCTGCGGGGCCTCAAGATGCGCATCCCCGGCCCCGGGGGGCAGGTGATGAGCCGGCTCGGGGTGGTGCCCCAGGTGCTGGCGGGGGGTGACATCTACCCCGCCCTGGAGCGGGGCGTGGTGGACGCCGCCGAGTGGGTGGGTCCCTACGACGACGAGAAGCTCGGCTTCCACCGGGTGGCCCGCTTCTACTACTACCCCGGCTGGCATGAGCCCGGTCCCATGCTCTCCTTCTACATCAACCTCCGGGAATGGGGCCGCCTGCCCCGGGAGTACCAGCAGGCGGTCGAGGTGGCCGCCGCGGAGGCCAACCAGTGGATGCTGGCCAAGTACGACCAGGTGAACACCCAGGCCCTGCAACGGCTGGTGCGGGCCGGGGTGCAGCTGCGCCGCTGGTCCGCAGAGATCATGCGGGCCGCCCAGCAGGCCGCCTTCGCCTGGTACGAGGAGGAGGCGGCCAGGGACGCCACCTACCGCCGGGTCTACACCGCCTGGCGCAACTTCCGCCAGGAGCAGTACCGCTGGTTCAACGTGGCCGAGCTGGGCTACGCCAGCTACGCCTTCCCCAACCCCTAG